Part of the Scrofimicrobium sp. R131 genome is shown below.
AGATCAACTCGCCGGCGTTGGCACCGTCGCGCAGAACCGTGACGCGATCTGAGATAGCGGGAATCTCCTGCATCCGGTGCGAAATATAGATGACCCCGGTCGTGGGGGAGACAAACCGACGGATCAGGTTGAACAGGGTCTGGACCTCGGCCTCGTTCAGGGCCGCCGTGGGTTCGTCCATGATCAGGATGCGCGAGTTGAAAGAGAGCGCCTTGGCGATCTCAACCATCTGCTGCTCAGCCACCGACAGGTTCTCAACCAACTCGCGCGGGTTCAGCGGCAGGTCCAGGCGCGTCAGCAGTTCCTTAGCCTTCCGGTTCTGCTCGCGTTGCTTGAGGTATCCGCGGGATGTGAACTCGCGCCCGAGGTAGATGTTTTCCGCTACCGTCAGGTCGGGCATCAGGTTGAACTCCTGGTGGATGATGGAGATGCCCAGTTCCTGTGCGTGCTTCGGGGATGATGGTTCAAACGGTTTCCCCTCGAAGAAGAAACGTCCCTTGTCCGGGGTGTAGATTCCGGACAACAACTTCATCAAGGTGGACTTACCTGCGCCGTTCTCGCCCACTAGGGCCAACACCTCGCCGTGTTTCAGGTCGAGGCTGACGTTGTCCAAAGCGAGAACGCCGGGGAACTCCTTAGTTGCCCCCTCGATCACCAACAACCTGGATTCGTCTGGTGCGACATCCTGCGGCTGTTCGCTCATACTTAACCCCTTCGTCAAATCTTTGCTTTCTGTCGTCGTCGACATGCAGAAATCGATTTCTCGAACCTTATCGACTGCGTGAACACCGTGTCAAGCGTTCCGAGTCCCCGTAACTAAACTGTTATCCTTTTGCTCCATTCCGAAGGGAGGACTTCCGGATGATCAGATTTGTTGAGAACTCAACGTATCGCGGCGGGATGGAGCTGTCGACCTCTAGTCGTTCGATCAGCATCCGGGCTGCTTGTGCCCCTATCTCATAGGGTTGCTGCTCCACCACCGTGAGGGGTGGATCGATCAGTGGGGCCCAGGGAGAATCGTCGAAGCAGACCATGCCCACATCCCGACCGGGACGAAGGCCCCTCCGCCTCAGTTCGTCGATAATCCCTAGTGCCAGCGGCTCGTTGGCTGCGAAAATGGCATCTGGAGGAGTGGGGGAGTCCATCAATTTTTGGGCTGCCACCACCCCGCCGAGCGCATCAAAAGTGGAGAATTCCACCACTGGGGTAAAACCCAATTCAGCTGCGGCTTTTCGGTATCCTGCTGCGCGATTTGCGGCTGTTTCAATATCCGCCGGACCGGTGCAGCAAGCAATTCGTTTCCACCCCTGGTCGGCCAGGTGTCGGGTGGCATCATAGGACCCCTCGACCGACGAGGAGACGACCGTGTCCACCCGGGCGTGAATCCTCCGGTCGATTGCGACCACCGGAACGTCCTGGTCGAGCAGCTGAGAAATATCGATTTCTGGATCGTGGGGACACAGGAGGACCCCGGCGACCTGCTGCATCTGTGACACGGCTAAGTAACGATTCTCCTTTTCAGGATTCTCGTCAGTGTTTCCCAGCAGAACCGAGAGACCGGCTTCCTGGGCCACATCCTCCACGCCGCGCGCAATCGCCGTGTGGAAGTTGTTGCCGACGTCGGGAATGA
Proteins encoded:
- a CDS encoding LacI family DNA-binding transcriptional regulator produces the protein MAVTIRDVAREAGVSPATVSRAFNAHPSVGPEYVERVKRAAKKLGYRPNSVARNLRKKTSDVIALIIPDVGNNFHTAIARGVEDVAQEAGLSVLLGNTDENPEKENRYLAVSQMQQVAGVLLCPHDPEIDISQLLDQDVPVVAIDRRIHARVDTVVSSSVEGSYDATRHLADQGWKRIACCTGPADIETAANRAAGYRKAAAELGFTPVVEFSTFDALGGVVAAQKLMDSPTPPDAIFAANEPLALGIIDELRRRGLRPGRDVGMVCFDDSPWAPLIDPPLTVVEQQPYEIGAQAARMLIERLEVDSSIPPRYVEFSTNLIIRKSSLRNGAKG